In Romboutsia lituseburensis, a genomic segment contains:
- a CDS encoding methyl-accepting chemotaxis protein: MKNLNIGKKLGVTFFILVIFAAVANFNAIYNLKKSQELSTELFEGPYIVTNQSMGLRKDIISISRNMNNGFLEKNLEKYRSVILEDFDSAFKRVEILKRRFLGNQKLINDVYNKVNILKQEYEKIYNIVEKENFNATVADIDAVAYSEAFNKCIQDAININEQSEKNGLKFYEELQNSVSKSIITSTSLGVFATIIGIIIFMYITKTLREPIKEIEIVANQMSEGNFDIEIKYESKDELGNLANSMRKMSENIKAVINDTVYTLDEVSSGNFDINPNAEYIGIFKYIEESMIKITNDLSETMNQINVSSQEVKAASEQVSSGSQMLAQGATEQASAIEELSATIIDISKKIKDTAKHSHEANILSINASNEVKDGNEKMNKMIEAMKDISDTSSEISKIIKTIDDIAFQTNILALNAAVEAARAGSAGKGFAVVAEEVRNLAVKSAQAAQNTAVLIENSIQAVDNGLNIVDSTAQSLSRIIDETNKTTLLIDAIAKASEEESNAIVQVTVGLEQISDVVQTNSATAEESAAASEELSGQSQILKSLIENFKIKPNLDSYKIINF; the protein is encoded by the coding sequence ATGAAAAATTTAAACATAGGTAAAAAACTAGGAGTAACTTTTTTTATTCTAGTTATTTTTGCAGCAGTTGCAAACTTTAATGCAATATATAATTTAAAAAAATCACAAGAATTAAGTACGGAATTATTTGAAGGGCCATACATAGTAACTAACCAATCTATGGGGCTTAGGAAAGATATAATTTCAATTTCTAGGAATATGAATAATGGATTTCTTGAAAAAAATTTAGAAAAATATAGGTCTGTAATTTTAGAAGATTTTGATAGTGCTTTTAAAAGGGTAGAGATACTTAAGCGTAGATTCTTAGGAAATCAAAAATTAATTAATGATGTTTACAATAAAGTAAATATATTAAAACAAGAATATGAAAAAATATACAACATTGTAGAGAAAGAGAACTTTAACGCAACAGTAGCAGATATAGATGCTGTAGCATACTCAGAAGCATTTAATAAGTGTATACAGGATGCGATAAATATAAATGAACAATCAGAAAAAAATGGACTTAAATTTTATGAGGAATTACAAAATTCTGTATCTAAGTCTATAATTACATCAACATCATTAGGTGTATTTGCTACTATTATAGGAATAATTATATTTATGTATATTACAAAAACATTAAGAGAGCCAATTAAAGAAATAGAGATAGTTGCTAATCAAATGTCAGAAGGTAATTTCGATATTGAAATAAAATACGAATCAAAAGATGAATTAGGTAATCTAGCAAATAGTATGCGAAAAATGAGTGAAAATATAAAAGCAGTTATAAATGATACTGTTTATACTTTAGATGAAGTATCATCAGGAAATTTTGATATAAATCCTAATGCCGAGTATATAGGTATATTTAAATATATTGAGGAATCAATGATAAAAATTACAAATGATTTAAGTGAAACTATGAATCAAATAAATGTATCATCCCAAGAAGTAAAAGCCGCATCAGAGCAAGTATCAAGTGGATCTCAAATGTTAGCACAAGGTGCAACAGAACAAGCAAGTGCTATTGAAGAATTATCTGCAACCATAATAGATATATCTAAAAAAATAAAAGATACAGCCAAGCATTCTCATGAAGCAAATATACTATCAATAAATGCTTCTAATGAAGTTAAAGATGGGAATGAAAAAATGAATAAAATGATAGAGGCAATGAAAGATATTTCTGATACTTCTAGCGAGATAAGTAAAATTATAAAAACTATAGATGATATAGCATTTCAAACAAACATATTAGCGTTAAATGCAGCAGTAGAAGCAGCAAGGGCGGGTTCTGCTGGTAAGGGGTTTGCAGTAGTAGCGGAGGAAGTAAGAAATCTTGCAGTAAAATCAGCACAAGCAGCTCAAAATACAGCTGTACTTATTGAAAATTCAATTCAAGCTGTCGATAATGGGTTAAACATCGTAGACAGTACAGCACAATCTCTTAGTAGAATAATTGATGAAACTAATAAAACTACTTTATTAATAGATGCGATAGCAAAAGCATCTGAAGAAGAATCAAATGCAATAGTTCAAGTTACCGTAGGATTAGAACAAATTTCAGATGTAGTTCAGACTAATTCAGCAACAGCTGAAGAAAGTGCTGCAGCAAGTGAAGAGTTAAGTGGACAATCACAAATACTAAAATCTCTTATAGAGAATTTTAAAATAAAGCCAAACCTAGATTCATATAAAATCATAAACTTTTAG
- a CDS encoding iron-sulfur cluster biosynthesis family protein, which yields MKVTLPQAAVEVLKEILSENEDKAKTIRVYFAGFGCSGAFFAVALDEKKESDLSHETEGLTFIMDKEEYEKYGDVTITDTGHGFLISVENMPKGGCSCDGGCTGCDN from the coding sequence ATGAAAGTAACTTTACCACAAGCAGCTGTTGAAGTATTAAAAGAAATACTAAGTGAAAATGAAGATAAGGCCAAAACTATAAGAGTTTATTTTGCAGGATTTGGATGTAGTGGAGCATTTTTCGCAGTAGCATTAGATGAAAAAAAGGAATCAGACTTATCTCATGAAACAGAAGGATTGACTTTTATAATGGATAAAGAGGAATATGAAAAATACGGAGATGTGACTATAACTGATACAGGTCATGGTTTCTTAATTAGTGTAGAAAATATGCCTAAAGGTGGCTGTAGCTGTGATGGTGGATGCACAGGATGTGATAATTAA
- a CDS encoding helix-turn-helix domain-containing protein — MDCNKIGKLILELRKEKDMTQKQIADLLNISDKTISKWERGLGCPDISLLPELSQVLGVSIDGILSGEINLNELVGGNMNKLKFYVCPQCNNLVTSTGDVGITCCGKKIDDLVAKKSDEKHILNIEPVEDELYVTSEHEMKKKHYISFAAYIKGDRAFIIKQYPEWNLQFRFKKQGHGKLYYYCTEHGLFYTII; from the coding sequence ATGGACTGTAATAAAATTGGTAAATTAATATTGGAACTTAGAAAAGAAAAAGATATGACACAAAAACAAATCGCAGATTTATTAAATATTAGTGATAAAACCATAAGTAAATGGGAAAGAGGTTTAGGATGCCCAGATATTTCTTTACTTCCAGAATTATCACAAGTGTTAGGTGTGAGTATAGATGGAATTTTATCAGGTGAAATAAATTTAAACGAATTAGTAGGAGGAAATATGAATAAATTAAAATTTTATGTATGTCCACAGTGTAATAATTTAGTTACATCTACAGGAGATGTTGGAATTACATGTTGTGGTAAAAAAATAGATGATTTAGTAGCTAAAAAATCAGATGAAAAGCATATACTTAATATTGAGCCAGTAGAGGATGAACTATATGTAACATCTGAACATGAAATGAAAAAGAAACATTATATTTCATTTGCTGCGTATATCAAAGGAGATAGAGCATTTATAATAAAGCAATATCCAGAATGGAACTTACAATTTAGATTTAAAAAGCAAGGACATGGTAAACTGTATTATTATTGTACAGAGCATGGTTTATTTTATACTATAATATAA
- a CDS encoding CPBP family intramembrane glutamic endopeptidase, with the protein MNKKKIAIFTTIIYVIVLGSGLYLYSWFVGNKVNEVEKLLVSLISQIIAVACVVYIINKYYGWKNIGFRKIKLKSIIWFFPYIVIIVPMIYEFIIHICKNITSFSVSTWAVLFITFIGASSVGFSEEAIFRGIYLESFKSEKTVIRPMIISYLGFSIFHIVNLFVGNSFAQVFITIIVSSLLGFSFIALAIKLESIWLNIIFHTTWNFILISSQTLNFSVSKTSGFISEVNILVGSILWLMIIKKDKIERKKSFITNENKKTTV; encoded by the coding sequence ATGAATAAGAAAAAAATAGCAATTTTTACTACAATTATTTATGTAATTGTTTTGGGGAGTGGATTATATTTATACAGTTGGTTTGTTGGAAACAAAGTGAATGAAGTTGAAAAATTGTTAGTATCTCTAATATCACAAATTATAGCTGTAGCATGTGTAGTATATATAATTAATAAGTATTATGGATGGAAAAACATAGGATTTAGAAAAATAAAATTAAAAAGTATAATATGGTTCTTTCCATATATAGTAATAATAGTGCCAATGATTTATGAATTTATAATACATATTTGTAAAAATATTACGTCATTTAGTGTTTCTACATGGGCAGTATTATTTATTACATTTATAGGAGCTTCATCAGTAGGTTTTTCAGAAGAAGCGATATTTAGAGGTATATATTTAGAGAGTTTTAAATCAGAAAAAACCGTTATTAGACCAATGATAATAAGTTATTTAGGATTTTCTATTTTTCATATTGTAAATTTATTTGTAGGGAATTCATTTGCACAAGTATTTATAACAATTATAGTTTCAAGTCTATTGGGATTCTCATTTATTGCATTAGCTATTAAATTAGAAAGCATATGGTTAAATATAATTTTTCATACAACTTGGAATTTTATTTTGATTTCATCTCAGACATTAAACTTTTCAGTTTCTAAAACTTCAGGATTCATAAGCGAGGTAAATATCTTAGTGGGAAGTATTCTATGGCTTATGATAATAAAAAAAGATAAAATAGAAAGAAAAAAATCATTTATAACTAATGAAAATAAAAAAACTACAGTGTAA
- a CDS encoding helix-turn-helix domain-containing protein, whose product MHDINIGEKIYEYRNKKNLSIKELSEIVGVTSSLLSQIERGLSNPSINTLKMISKGLDIPLYNFFKEDKCSDNLVVRKENRVKLTFPENNNLSYELLSPSSNGVIQSMLLELPIKASTSNELMNHEGEEVAIILDGCVDLHLNSEVINLQSGDSIRILPNMNHRWVNVSEKCAKIIFSVTPPNF is encoded by the coding sequence ATGCATGACATAAATATTGGTGAAAAAATTTATGAGTATAGAAATAAAAAAAATTTATCTATAAAAGAATTGTCTGAAATAGTAGGAGTTACATCGTCTCTACTTAGTCAGATAGAGCGTGGTTTATCTAATCCATCTATAAATACTTTAAAAATGATTTCTAAAGGTCTTGATATACCTTTATATAATTTTTTTAAAGAAGATAAGTGTAGCGATAATTTAGTTGTAAGAAAAGAAAATAGAGTTAAACTTACATTTCCTGAGAATAATAATTTATCATATGAGCTTTTATCACCTAGTTCTAATGGTGTTATTCAAAGTATGCTTTTAGAACTCCCAATAAAGGCTTCTACTTCTAATGAACTTATGAACCATGAAGGTGAGGAAGTTGCTATAATCTTAGATGGATGCGTTGATTTACATTTAAATTCTGAAGTTATTAATTTACAAAGTGGAGATAGCATTAGAATATTACCTAATATGAACCATAGATGGGTTAATGTATCTGAGAAATGTGCTAAAATTATATTTTCAGTTACACCACCAAATTTTTAA
- a CDS encoding alanine racemase, with the protein MKLNELSTPNFILNLDALENNLKVVQDLCNKNNKQLWPMTKTHKSTKLAKMQIEYGAKGLLVGTIDEAEAFVNGGVEGITFPYPISNIVNIKRAIELTKKARIILSFDSVDAAKTWNGELSKQNITLEYFILINSGLNRLGVKPEEVASLAKELKQFNNLKLIGISTHPGHVYGVMSAEEVSPISKQEIEVMSKAKKLLIENGFDVAFVAAGSTPTFFDVVDNEVFDILRPGNYPFYDNIQLSLDICKEEDCSLTALGTIISRPNKNLFIVDVGSKCLGLDKGAHGSALITGFGKVKGHENLNVIGLSEEVGKIEIVGDTDLKVGDKIEIIPNHSCSCANMTSYVVGYRGDEVVEIIDIDVRGNSKKPVL; encoded by the coding sequence ATGAAATTAAATGAATTATCTACACCTAACTTTATATTAAATTTAGATGCTTTAGAAAATAACCTTAAGGTAGTACAAGATTTATGTAATAAAAATAATAAGCAACTTTGGCCGATGACAAAAACTCATAAGTCTACTAAATTAGCTAAAATGCAGATAGAATATGGGGCAAAAGGATTATTAGTTGGAACAATAGATGAAGCGGAGGCTTTTGTTAATGGAGGGGTAGAGGGTATAACTTTTCCATATCCAATATCAAATATAGTTAATATAAAAAGAGCAATAGAACTTACAAAAAAGGCTAGAATCATACTTAGTTTTGATAGCGTAGATGCAGCTAAAACTTGGAATGGTGAATTAAGTAAACAAAATATTACATTAGAATATTTTATATTAATAAATTCAGGTCTTAATAGATTAGGCGTTAAGCCTGAAGAAGTAGCTTCTTTAGCTAAAGAATTAAAACAATTTAATAATTTAAAATTAATAGGAATAAGTACTCATCCAGGTCATGTATATGGTGTTATGTCAGCAGAGGAAGTATCACCTATATCTAAACAAGAAATAGAAGTTATGTCAAAAGCAAAGAAACTATTAATAGAAAATGGATTTGATGTAGCGTTTGTTGCCGCTGGAAGTACACCAACATTTTTTGATGTAGTAGATAATGAAGTATTTGATATATTAAGACCAGGAAACTATCCATTCTATGATAATATACAACTATCTTTAGATATATGTAAAGAAGAAGACTGTTCTTTAACAGCTCTTGGAACGATAATATCTAGACCTAATAAAAATTTATTTATAGTTGATGTTGGGAGTAAGTGCTTAGGGTTAGATAAAGGAGCTCATGGTAGTGCTTTAATAACTGGATTTGGAAAAGTTAAAGGACATGAAAATTTAAATGTAATCGGACTTTCTGAAGAAGTTGGAAAGATAGAGATAGTCGGAGATACAGATCTAAAAGTTGGAGATAAAATAGAAATAATACCAAACCATTCTTGCTCTTGTGCAAATATGACTAGTTATGTTGTAGGATACAGAGGAGATGAAGTAGTAGAAATAATAGATATAGATGTTAGAGGTAATTCAAAAAAGCCAGTGCTATAA
- a CDS encoding folate family ECF transporter S component — protein MSKEKSKNLNAKMLTQLGLLIALQVILTRFLSIQTPIVRIGFGFLPVAIMGILFGPWIGGIGATISDLLGFVLFPSGTYFPGFTLTAFLTGFNYGAILYNKSKSPLRILSSTLIVCLLLNLVLDTLWLSILMGKGYMALLPTRIIKSLVMIPVQFISITLVWDKFLNKVRGLISVKQ, from the coding sequence ATGAGTAAAGAAAAAAGTAAAAATTTAAATGCAAAAATGCTTACACAACTAGGTCTGCTAATCGCTTTACAAGTAATTCTTACAAGATTTTTATCTATCCAAACACCTATAGTTAGAATAGGATTTGGTTTTTTACCTGTAGCAATTATGGGGATTTTATTTGGACCTTGGATTGGTGGAATTGGCGCTACTATATCTGATTTATTAGGATTTGTTTTATTCCCTAGCGGAACTTACTTCCCTGGATTTACATTAACAGCATTCCTTACAGGATTCAATTATGGGGCAATTTTATATAATAAATCTAAATCTCCATTAAGAATACTTAGTTCAACTTTAATTGTATGTCTATTACTTAATCTAGTTCTAGATACATTATGGCTTTCTATATTAATGGGTAAAGGATATATGGCGTTATTGCCAACTCGTATAATAAAAAGTTTAGTTATGATACCTGTTCAATTTATATCAATAACACTTGTGTGGGATAAGTTTTTAAATAAAGTTAGAGGATTGATTAGCGTAAAACAATAA
- the rpsD gene encoding 30S ribosomal protein S4, with the protein MAKMMGPRFKQCRRLGLNVCGHPKAMERSVKGTSRADKKLSPYGVQLLEKQRLKAYYGVLEKQFANYVKKAMKSKNSTGEVLVQMLECRLDNLVYRLGLASSTRQARQMVVHGHILVNGKKVDRPSYEVTIEDVISLREKSQKNTMFKKGFQLNAISQYPYLNKDVENFSGTLLRKPERNEVPIEINDILVVEYYSK; encoded by the coding sequence ATGGCAAAAATGATGGGACCAAGATTTAAACAATGTAGGAGACTAGGACTAAATGTATGTGGACATCCTAAAGCAATGGAGAGGTCTGTAAAAGGCACATCTAGAGCTGACAAAAAACTTTCACCTTATGGAGTACAGTTATTAGAGAAGCAAAGGTTAAAAGCTTACTATGGTGTATTAGAAAAGCAATTTGCTAACTATGTTAAAAAAGCAATGAAATCTAAAAATTCTACAGGAGAAGTGTTAGTTCAAATGTTAGAATGTAGGTTAGATAATTTAGTTTATAGACTAGGGTTAGCTAGTTCAACTAGACAAGCTCGTCAAATGGTTGTACATGGACATATATTAGTTAATGGTAAAAAAGTTGATAGACCTTCTTATGAGGTAACAATAGAAGATGTTATTTCATTAAGAGAAAAATCACAAAAAAATACAATGTTTAAGAAAGGTTTTCAACTAAATGCTATTAGCCAATACCCTTATTTAAATAAGGATGTAGAGAATTTTTCTGGGACTCTTTTAAGAAAACCTGAAAGGAACGAAGTACCAATAGAGATTAATGATATCTTAGTGGTTGAATACTATTCAAAATAA
- a CDS encoding class I SAM-dependent methyltransferase: MDELIKAIDTITNDEVIKLVISNKKNKDIEYNKINFILKEKNKKQYYQIEKYTDKQVFHENIDKDLIKENITEYMKDDYKQLSAWSNQNTFDLKISKKGKVFLGKKKSDNKKLANKSHNKEKNYILKEGTIIQPLIDLGVFTKEGKVVNSKYDKYKQINRFIEIIDDEIRKNNQEELTILDFGCGKSYLTFVLYYYFVEIKKINVKMIGLDLKPDVIKKCNDIAKRYNYENLRFELGDINGYKFTDKVDMVITLHACDTATDYALYNAIKWNTKMIFSVPCCQHEFNSQMKSEHLSLLTKYGIVQERVAALMTDAVRASLLESLGYKTQLLEFIDISHSPKNILIRASKSGVSKEKREKSLNEVYNLIKEFNLEPTLLNLLKSDNLI; the protein is encoded by the coding sequence ATGGATGAATTAATAAAAGCGATTGATACAATAACAAATGATGAAGTTATAAAATTAGTTATAAGCAATAAAAAAAATAAAGATATAGAATATAATAAAATAAATTTTATTTTAAAAGAAAAAAATAAAAAACAGTATTATCAAATAGAAAAATATACTGATAAACAAGTGTTTCATGAAAATATAGATAAAGATTTAATAAAGGAAAATATAACTGAGTATATGAAAGATGATTATAAACAGTTGTCAGCTTGGTCAAATCAAAATACGTTTGATTTAAAGATATCTAAAAAAGGAAAGGTGTTTTTAGGCAAGAAAAAATCAGACAATAAAAAGCTTGCCAATAAAAGTCATAATAAAGAAAAGAATTATATACTTAAAGAGGGTACTATAATCCAACCTCTTATAGATTTAGGTGTATTTACAAAAGAAGGAAAAGTTGTTAACTCAAAATATGATAAATATAAACAGATAAACAGATTTATTGAAATAATAGATGATGAAATTAGAAAAAATAATCAAGAAGAACTTACTATATTAGACTTCGGGTGCGGAAAATCATACCTTACATTTGTACTTTACTATTATTTTGTAGAAATAAAAAAAATAAATGTAAAAATGATAGGATTAGATTTAAAACCAGATGTAATTAAAAAATGTAATGATATAGCTAAAAGATACAACTATGAAAATTTAAGATTTGAATTAGGTGATATAAATGGATATAAATTTACAGATAAAGTAGATATGGTAATAACATTGCATGCTTGCGATACAGCAACAGATTATGCATTATATAATGCCATTAAATGGAATACAAAAATGATATTTTCTGTACCGTGCTGCCAACATGAATTTAATAGTCAGATGAAATCGGAGCATTTATCTTTATTGACTAAGTATGGTATAGTCCAAGAAAGAGTTGCAGCTCTTATGACGGATGCGGTAAGAGCAAGTTTATTAGAATCTTTGGGATATAAAACTCAACTTTTAGAATTTATAGATATATCTCATTCTCCTAAAAATATTTTAATAAGAGCTTCGAAGTCTGGAGTATCGAAAGAGAAGAGAGAAAAATCATTAAATGAAGTTTATAATTTAATTAAAGAATTTAATTTAGAACCTACTTTATTAAATCTATTAAAAAGTGATAATTTAATATAA
- a CDS encoding TetR/AcrR family transcriptional regulator — protein MRKIASQCELSLGTIYNYYTTKVDIIFDIIEDLWNECFSEIDKIYNSKEGFFKQTEFLYFHTLQYLKQFENNWIKDLIVLTSNDKEKAKEREDELIEKFTKILKHLIEINKNDLNKDVFNKFSEDKILEFISYELFIMLKRLDNDYSFFDYTLKKILL, from the coding sequence ATGAGAAAAATAGCTTCTCAGTGTGAACTATCGCTAGGAACCATATATAATTATTACACTACTAAGGTCGATATAATATTTGATATAATTGAAGATCTTTGGAACGAATGCTTTAGTGAAATCGATAAAATTTATAATTCAAAAGAAGGTTTTTTTAAACAAACAGAATTTTTATACTTTCATACACTACAATATTTAAAACAATTTGAAAATAATTGGATAAAAGATTTGATTGTTTTAACTTCAAATGATAAAGAAAAAGCAAAAGAAAGAGAAGATGAATTAATAGAGAAGTTCACAAAAATTTTGAAGCATTTAATAGAAATCAATAAAAATGATTTAAATAAAGACGTTTTTAATAAGTTTAGTGAAGATAAAATTTTAGAATTCATTTCATATGAACTTTTTATTATGTTAAAAAGATTAGATAATGACTATAGCTTTTTTGATTATACATTAAAAAAAATATTATTATAA
- a CDS encoding Gx transporter family protein translates to MALLVSMALILSLIERMMPVPFITPGAKLGLANLIIIISIYTLDSCKDAFIVLLLRIFLSALLGGNISTLLYSATGGIFSFITSILVKEVGGKNVSIIGVSSSAAVFHNIGQLLAASIILENINMFLYLPVLSTIGIVTGIFIGLSANYLLSHLKKLPYFKEKLNLDKNNSSLCN, encoded by the coding sequence ATGGCACTATTAGTTTCTATGGCTTTAATACTATCTTTAATCGAACGTATGATGCCTGTCCCATTTATAACACCTGGAGCAAAGTTAGGTCTAGCAAATTTAATAATAATAATATCAATTTATACTCTAGATAGTTGTAAAGATGCTTTTATAGTACTCTTATTAAGAATATTTCTATCTGCTCTATTAGGCGGAAATATATCTACTTTACTTTATAGCGCTACTGGAGGAATATTTAGTTTTATAACTAGTATTTTAGTTAAAGAAGTAGGAGGTAAAAATGTATCTATTATAGGTGTTAGTTCATCAGCAGCTGTATTTCATAATATAGGACAACTACTGGCTGCATCTATTATACTTGAAAATATAAATATGTTTTTATATTTACCTGTATTATCTACAATAGGAATTGTAACAGGAATATTTATTGGTTTATCAGCCAATTACTTATTGTCTCATTTAAAAAAATTACCTTACTTCAAAGAAAAATTAAATTTAGATAAAAATAATTCATCTTTATGTAATTAA